Proteins co-encoded in one Methylobacterium sp. WL1 genomic window:
- a CDS encoding 3-hydroxybutyryl-CoA dehydrogenase encodes MDMEIKRVGIIGAGQMGSGIAQVCATAGLDVLLNDRDPNRLENGLSSIDAGLSRLVSKGTIEEFESREIRSRIKPAPGFADLGPADLVIEAATENEATKREIFSTLCASLRPDAIVATNTSSISITRLAAATDRPERFIGIHFMNPVPVMQLVELIRGIATEDSTYESAKAFIAKLGKISTMSEDFPAFIVNRILLPMINEAIYTLYEGVGSVESIDTAMKLGANHPMGPLQLADFIGLDTCLSVMQVLYEGLADSKYRPCPLLVKYVEAGWLGRKAKRGFYDYRGPTPIPTR; translated from the coding sequence ATGGACATGGAGATCAAGCGGGTCGGCATCATCGGCGCGGGCCAGATGGGCAGCGGCATCGCGCAGGTCTGCGCTACCGCCGGTCTCGATGTCCTGCTGAACGACCGCGACCCGAACCGTCTCGAGAACGGCCTGTCGTCGATCGACGCGGGTCTGTCGCGGCTCGTGTCCAAGGGCACGATCGAAGAGTTTGAAAGCCGGGAGATCCGGTCGCGCATCAAGCCGGCGCCCGGCTTCGCCGACCTCGGCCCTGCCGACCTCGTGATCGAGGCCGCCACGGAGAACGAGGCGACCAAGCGAGAGATCTTCTCGACCCTCTGCGCGTCCCTGCGCCCGGATGCGATCGTGGCGACCAACACGTCGTCGATCTCGATCACCCGGCTGGCCGCGGCGACCGACCGCCCGGAGCGGTTCATCGGCATCCACTTCATGAACCCGGTGCCGGTGATGCAGCTCGTCGAGCTGATCCGCGGCATCGCCACGGAGGATTCCACCTACGAGTCGGCCAAGGCGTTCATCGCCAAGCTCGGCAAGATCTCGACGATGTCGGAGGATTTCCCGGCCTTCATCGTCAACCGCATCCTGCTGCCGATGATCAACGAGGCGATCTACACGCTCTACGAAGGCGTTGGGTCGGTCGAGTCGATCGACACCGCCATGAAGCTCGGCGCGAACCACCCGATGGGGCCGCTGCAGCTGGCCGACTTCATCGGGCTGGATACCTGTCTGTCCGTGATGCAGGTGCTCTATGAAGGCCTGGCCGACTCCAAGTATCGGCCCTGCCCGCTTCTGGTGAAGTATGTCGAGGCCGGTTGGCTGGGTCGCAAGGCCAAGCGCGGTTTCTACGACTATCGTGGGCCGACCCCGATCCCGACGCGCTGA
- a CDS encoding ABC transporter substrate-binding protein, producing the protein MAMDRSVTSRAVALLAAAGLLAAGEARAADPIKIGVIAEAQSVVGASIPQAVQLAADEINAKGGIDGRQIQVVSYDDKSSASDAVRAFQRAVSEDKAHVVIASYISEVVLALMPWAARLKTPMITPGAASNEISLAVHKDYARNKYTFHGYLTSAALAQSICDSTKDMLLDLMKVKTAAIMSEDAAWTRPLDAGYEKCLPEIGVKVVDHIRFSPDTGDFTPIYNKIEAGKPDLIVTGISHVGVQPTVQWRNQQVPLAMTGMNSQATSSTFWANTNGATQGVIFQSIAVPGAAITDKSLAFSEAFKKRFGSDPSYAGYMAYDQVYYTADAVKRAGSTEADKLVEALEKTDWVGTVGRTQFYGKDDPFTHSIKYGPGFVTGLMAQWQDGKQVAIWPTSLAQGKIVLPPAVKAAAR; encoded by the coding sequence ATGGCGATGGATCGCAGCGTGACGAGCCGGGCGGTGGCCCTGCTGGCGGCAGCCGGGTTGTTGGCCGCGGGTGAGGCCCGGGCGGCGGACCCGATCAAGATCGGGGTGATCGCGGAGGCGCAATCGGTGGTCGGGGCCTCGATCCCCCAGGCCGTCCAGCTCGCCGCCGACGAGATCAACGCGAAGGGCGGCATCGACGGGCGCCAGATCCAGGTGGTCTCCTACGACGACAAGAGTTCGGCCTCCGACGCCGTCCGGGCGTTCCAGCGGGCGGTCTCCGAGGACAAGGCCCACGTCGTTATCGCCAGCTACATCTCCGAAGTCGTGCTGGCGTTGATGCCCTGGGCGGCCCGGCTCAAGACCCCGATGATCACCCCGGGCGCCGCCTCCAACGAGATCAGCCTGGCGGTCCACAAGGATTACGCCCGCAACAAGTACACCTTCCACGGTTATCTCACCTCGGCGGCTCTCGCCCAGTCGATCTGCGATTCGACCAAGGACATGCTCCTCGACCTGATGAAGGTGAAGACCGCCGCGATCATGAGCGAGGACGCGGCCTGGACCCGTCCGCTCGACGCGGGCTACGAGAAATGCCTGCCCGAGATCGGCGTGAAGGTGGTCGATCACATCCGGTTCTCGCCGGATACCGGCGATTTCACGCCGATCTACAACAAGATCGAGGCCGGCAAGCCGGACCTGATCGTCACCGGCATCTCGCATGTCGGCGTGCAGCCGACCGTGCAGTGGCGCAACCAGCAGGTGCCGTTGGCCATGACCGGCATGAATTCGCAGGCGACCTCCTCGACCTTCTGGGCCAACACCAACGGGGCGACCCAGGGCGTGATCTTCCAGAGCATCGCGGTGCCGGGCGCCGCGATCACCGACAAGTCGCTGGCCTTTAGCGAGGCCTTCAAGAAGCGCTTCGGAAGCGATCCGTCCTATGCCGGCTACATGGCCTACGATCAGGTCTATTACACCGCCGACGCGGTGAAGCGGGCCGGCTCCACCGAGGCCGACAAGCTGGTCGAAGCCCTGGAGAAGACCGACTGGGTCGGCACGGTGGGCCGGACGCAGTTCTACGGCAAGGACGACCCCTTCACGCACTCGATCAAGTACGGGCCGGGCTTCGTCACCGGGCTGATGGCGCAGTGGCAGGACGGCAAGCAGGTCGCGATCTGGCCGACGAGCCTCGCGCAGGGCAAGATCGTTCTGCCCCCGGCCGTGAAGGCGGCGGCGCGATAG
- a CDS encoding NAD(P)H-quinone oxidoreductase, translated as MASTALPETMRRIHFTGPGGPEVLAVETAPLPRPGPGQVLIEVVAAGVNRPDVMQRAGLYPPPPGATEIPGLEVAGRVVALGEGVDGLAIGDEVCALVISGGYAEFAVAEAAHCLPRPKALSLVDAAGLPETFFTVYSNVVQRGRLAKGESFLVHGGSSGIGATAIQMAKHLGARVFATAGSAEKCRFCEDLGADAAIDYKQADFAEEIKRLTDGRGVDVILDMIGASYLARNIKSLAPDGRLVMIALMGGYKVDGLNITPIMRNRLTFTGSTLRPRPKADKAAIAEGLRKDVWPELEAGRIRSVTHASFPLEQAQRAHALMESSAHLGKILLTTGR; from the coding sequence ATGGCTAGCACCGCCCTGCCCGAGACCATGCGCCGGATCCATTTCACGGGACCGGGCGGGCCGGAGGTGCTCGCCGTGGAGACTGCGCCGCTGCCGCGCCCCGGGCCGGGCCAAGTCCTGATCGAGGTGGTGGCCGCCGGCGTGAATCGCCCGGACGTCATGCAGCGGGCCGGCCTGTATCCGCCGCCGCCCGGCGCCACCGAGATTCCGGGCCTCGAAGTCGCCGGCCGTGTCGTGGCTTTGGGTGAGGGGGTCGACGGTCTCGCCATCGGCGACGAGGTCTGCGCCCTCGTGATCAGCGGCGGCTACGCGGAGTTCGCGGTCGCCGAGGCCGCCCATTGCCTGCCTCGCCCCAAGGCTCTCTCGCTCGTCGACGCGGCCGGGCTGCCGGAGACCTTCTTCACGGTCTATTCGAACGTGGTCCAACGCGGCCGACTCGCCAAGGGCGAGAGCTTCCTGGTGCATGGCGGGTCGAGCGGCATCGGCGCCACGGCGATCCAGATGGCCAAGCATCTCGGTGCCCGGGTGTTTGCCACCGCGGGCTCGGCCGAGAAATGCCGCTTCTGCGAGGATCTCGGAGCCGATGCCGCCATCGACTACAAGCAGGCCGACTTCGCCGAGGAGATCAAGCGCCTTACCGATGGGCGCGGCGTCGACGTCATCCTCGACATGATCGGCGCGAGCTACCTCGCTCGCAACATCAAGTCACTGGCCCCTGACGGCCGCCTGGTGATGATCGCCCTCATGGGCGGCTACAAGGTGGACGGCCTGAACATCACCCCGATCATGCGCAACCGGCTGACCTTCACGGGCTCGACCCTGCGGCCGCGCCCGAAGGCCGACAAGGCAGCGATCGCCGAGGGCCTGCGCAAGGATGTCTGGCCGGAGCTCGAGGCGGGGCGGATCCGTTCGGTCACGCACGCCTCCTTCCCGCTGGAACAGGCCCAGAGAGCCCACGCGCTGATGGAATCGAGCGCGCATCTCGGCAAGATCCTGCTCACCACCGGTCGCTAA